Proteins from a genomic interval of Euleptes europaea isolate rEulEur1 chromosome 18, rEulEur1.hap1, whole genome shotgun sequence:
- the LOC130490487 gene encoding vomeronasal type-2 receptor 26-like: MWVLVVWLFMLQPHIMCEAHVVRCGIRDPQPTVFDYYQSGDHFIGGIATQSYILASSTEFHQPPSQEKNEERLLVTKNYQHVLALVFAIKEINENPKILPNITLGFHIYDSCFYASRIYQVTLQLISTRRRSIPNYKCDIQDNLIAVIGGCRSETSSKIANVLGIYNIPQLVYGFASGMTDKTHGFSIYGIVPKEALQYLGIVQLLLHFNWMWTGFIADNNENAERFVRKMLLVFLQRGICLAFMQIYPDLGFESAVVDMVKWMEETYEKVMNSAANAVIFYGESGSMIVLRNLLCVPEMEETVPKPKCKVWILTAQIDLILSDYQRSLDIQFIHGALSFAIHSSEPQGFEEFVGSRNPLKAKEDGFIKDFWRYNFDCEFLNEVPGEGKGYICTGAEKLERLPGAFFEMRMTGYSYNIYNAVHAVAHAVHAMYLFKSKSESVISGEKRNHLYLQPWQLWQLHPFLKRVSFNNSAGDKVSFDENGELEGGFDVINWVTFPNQSFVRVKIGKMEFWAPPDQVLTITDEAIVWHKGCNQVQPLSMCNEKCHPGYRKKIKEGEPFCCYDCIPCPEGKISDKGDMADCFQCPEDCYPNADQSFCFQKVVSFLSCEESLGVSLAVGALSFSFITVLVLGTFVKHHETPIVKANNRSLTYTLLISLLLCFLCALLFIGPPGDVICLLRQTSFGIIFSIAVSSLLAKTITVVLAFMSTKPGSNLRKWVGKRLANSIVVFCSLIQVGLCTVWLVISPPFPETDMHSVTEEIILECNEASPTMFYSVLGYMGFLAIVSFTVAILARKLPDSFNEAKCITFSMLVFCSVWLCFVPTYLSTKGKYMVAVEIFSILASSAGLLSCIFVPKLYIIVLRPELNIKEQLISRKA, encoded by the exons ATGTGGGTGTTAGTGGTGTGGCTATTTATGCTGCAGCCTCACATTATGTGCGAGGCTCACGTTGTTCGGTGTGGGATCCGAGATCCCCAGCCTACAGTGTTTGACTATTATCAGTCAGGAGATCACTTCATTGGTGGCATTGCTACTCAGTCTTACATCCTCGCAAGCTCGACGGAGTTCCATCAACCCCCCTCTCAGGAAAAGAATGAAGAACGCCT TCTTGTGACAAAGAATTATCAGCATGTCTTGGCCTTGGTATTCGCTATAAAGGAGATCAATGAAAATCCCAAGATTTTGCCCAATATCACTCTGGGATTCCATATCTATGACAGCTGCTTCTATGCCAGTAGGATTTATCAAGTCACACTGCAGCTCATTTCTACAAGGAGAAGATCTATTCCTAACTACAAATGTGATATCCAGGACAATCTAATTGCAGTCATTGGGGGATGTCGCTCTGAAACCTCCTCTAAGATAGCAAATGTTTTGGGCATCTACAACATTCCACAG CTTGTGTATGGATTTGCTTCAGGGATGACTGATAAAACACATGGATTTTCCATCTATGGGATAGTCCCAAAGGAAGCCCTCCAGTACCTAGGGATAGTCCAGTTGCTTCTTCATTTCAATTGGATGTGGACGGGGTTCATTGCTGACAATAATGAAAATGCAGAAAGATTTGTGCGTAAAATGCTTTTAGTGTTTCTCCAGAGGGGGATCTGCCTTGCCTTCATGCAGATATATCCTGACTTAGGGTTTGAAAGTGCTGTTGTAGATATGGTCAAATGGATGGAAGAAACATATGAGAAAGTCATGAACAGTGCAGCCAACGCAGTAATATTTTATGGAGAGTCTGGCTCAATGATAGTTTTGAGAAATTTGCTCTGTGTGCCAGAAATGGAAGAAACAGTCCCAAAGCCAAAATGTAAGGTGTGGATTCTGACAGCTCAAATAGATTTGATATTATCTGACTACCAGAGAAGTTTGGATATACAATTCATCCATGGAGCCCTGTCCTTTGCAATTCATTCCAGTGAACCGCAAGGGTTTGAAGAATTTGTTGGGAGCAGAAACCCACTGAAAGCTAAAGAAGATGGTTTTATCAAGGACTTCTGGAGATACAACTTTGACTGTGAATTTCTCAACGAAGTTCCGGGTGAGGGGAAGGGGTATATTTGCACTGGGGCAGAGAAGTTGGAGCGCCTTCCTGGGGCTTTTTTTGAAATGAGGATGACAGGATATAGCTACAACATCTACAATGCTGTCCATGCTGTGGCCCATGCAGTACATGCTATGTATCTGTTCAAATCCAAAAGCGAATCAGTGATTTCAGGAGAGAAAAGGAACCATCTATATCTGCAGCCCTGGCAG CTGTGGCAA CTCCATCCGTTTCTGAAACGCGTCTCCTTTAACAACAGTGCTGGAGACAAGGTTTCCTTTGATGAGAATGGGGAATTAGAAGGAGGATTTGATGTTATCAACTGGGTCACCTTCCCAAACCAATCTTTTGTTAGAGTGAAAATTGGCAAAATGGAATTCTGGGCTCCTCCAGACCAAGTGCTCACCATCACTGATGAAGCCATTGTGTGGCACAAAGGATGTAACCAG GTACAGCCCCTTTCTATGTGCAACGAAAAATGCCATCCTGGCTACAGAAAGAAAATAAAGGAAGGGGAACCATTCTGCTGCTATGATTGTATCCCATGCCCAGAAGGGAAGATATCAGACAAAGGTG ACATGGCCGACTGCTTTCAGTGCCCAGAGGACTGTTATCCTAATGCGGACCAGAGTTTCTGTTTTCAAAAAGTTGTAAGCTTCCTCTCCTGCGAAGAAAGTTTAGGTGTCAGTTTAGCCGTTGGTgctctttcattttctttcatcACAGTGCTGGTATTAGGAACATTTGTGAAGCACCACGAGACTCCCatcgtcaaagccaacaaccggagcctcACCTACACTCTTctcatctccctcctgctttGCTTCCTTTGTGCTTTGCTATTCATCGGCCCACCAGGGGATGTGATATGTCTCCTCCGACAAACCTCCTTTGGCATCATCTTCTCGATCGCTGTTTCTTCTCTGCTGGcaaaaaccatcactgtggttctGGCTTTCATGTCTACCAAGCCAGGAAGTAATctgagaaagtgggtggggaaaagactggCCAACTCCATTGTTGTTTTCTGTTCTCTTATTCAAGTAGGCCTCTGTACAGTGTGGCTGGTAATCTCTCCCCCATTCCCAGAAACTGATATGCATTCAGTGACTGAAGAAATTATACTGGAATGTAATGAGGCATCACCTACCATGTTTTACTCAGTCCtgggctacatgggcttcctggccaTTGTTAGCTTCACTGTAGCTATTCTTGCCAGGAAATTGCCTGacagttttaatgaagccaaatgTATCACTTTCAGTATGTTGGTCTTTTGTAGTGTTTGGCTGTGCTTTGTTCCAACCTACTTGAGCACAaaagggaaatacatggtagctgtggagatcttctctatcttagcATCCAGTGCTGGGCTACTGAGCTGCATCTTTGTTCCTAAATTATACATCATTGTTTTGAGACCTGAGCTCAACATCAAGGAACAGCTAATAAGCAGAAAAGCTTGA